A single window of Fischerella sp. PCC 9605 DNA harbors:
- a CDS encoding ABC transporter substrate-binding protein, with amino-acid sequence MKLKFGKFNNFFCPFITSRWQISLLGIFLSICLLLSSCQSTTNQDNGVIHLTLWQGINPPVNRDVFQKLVDKFNQTHPNIQVESIYAGQLDQQLPKILTAFVGNVPPDILAFYPQVTGQFVELGAVKPLEDWLEKLPIKSEIISNLFDELKLDGHIWSVPFYTGNLGIFYRPKLFQAAGITQTPKTWEELRQAAKKLTIDRNGDHRPEQYGMLLPLGKGEWTVFCWFPFLFSAGGEVITNNQPNLVDQGAIAALQFWQDLLKDGSAKLSAPERGYEEDDFVKGRVAMQITGPWTYIMKSDVDFDVFPIPADIEQATVTGGGNMYVMKTTPERELAALKFLEYMLSAEFQTEWSVGTGFLPVNIKAAQSDAFGEFINQKPVLKVFLEQMSHARARPVIAGYSRLSDSLGRAIEATLLGESAEKALKKAQERVDLIWDSK; translated from the coding sequence ATGAAGCTAAAATTTGGTAAGTTTAATAATTTTTTCTGCCCCTTTATCACTTCTAGATGGCAGATTTCACTTCTGGGAATTTTTCTAAGTATTTGTTTACTATTATCTAGTTGTCAGAGTACAACCAATCAAGATAACGGAGTAATTCATCTAACACTTTGGCAGGGAATTAATCCCCCTGTAAATCGAGATGTATTTCAAAAATTGGTAGATAAATTTAATCAAACTCATCCTAACATTCAAGTAGAATCTATCTACGCAGGTCAACTTGACCAACAATTGCCCAAAATTCTAACAGCATTTGTGGGTAACGTACCTCCAGATATCCTGGCATTTTACCCTCAAGTTACAGGTCAGTTCGTCGAACTAGGGGCAGTTAAACCATTAGAAGATTGGCTGGAAAAATTGCCAATTAAGTCGGAAATCATTTCTAACCTGTTTGATGAATTAAAGTTGGACGGTCACATTTGGTCAGTCCCATTTTACACTGGAAATCTCGGTATTTTTTACAGGCCAAAACTTTTCCAAGCGGCGGGCATTACACAAACACCCAAGACTTGGGAAGAATTGCGGCAAGCTGCCAAAAAACTAACTATAGACCGCAATGGCGATCATCGCCCCGAACAATATGGCATGTTACTGCCTTTGGGTAAGGGAGAATGGACTGTTTTTTGTTGGTTCCCTTTTTTATTTAGTGCTGGGGGAGAGGTCATAACAAATAACCAACCGAATTTAGTTGATCAAGGAGCGATCGCTGCTTTGCAATTTTGGCAAGACCTTTTAAAAGATGGTTCAGCCAAGCTTTCTGCTCCAGAACGGGGCTATGAGGAGGATGATTTTGTTAAGGGTCGAGTTGCCATGCAGATTACCGGGCCCTGGACTTATATCATGAAATCTGACGTTGATTTTGATGTATTCCCCATACCTGCGGATATTGAGCAAGCTACGGTGACAGGCGGTGGAAATATGTATGTGATGAAGACCACCCCAGAAAGAGAACTAGCTGCACTCAAGTTTTTAGAGTATATGTTGAGTGCAGAATTTCAAACAGAGTGGAGTGTCGGGACTGGTTTTTTGCCAGTAAACATCAAAGCCGCCCAAAGTGATGCTTTTGGGGAATTTATCAACCAAAAACCAGTGTTAAAAGTGTTTTTGGAGCAAATGTCTCATGCACGCGCTAGACCAGTTATTGCTGGATATAGCCGTTTGTCTGACAGTCTTGGTCGAGCAATCGAGGCAACATTATTGGGAGAGTCTGCTGAAAAAGCTCTCAAAAAAGCTCAAGAGCGTGTAGATCTAATTTGGGACAGTAAATGA
- a CDS encoding prolyl oligopeptidase family serine peptidase: MPAAKRLTYPPSRKSDRVDNYHGTLVADPYRWLEDLDSEETKAWVEAQNKVTFGYLEEIPVREKIKQRLTKLWDYEKYSVPFKEGDCYFYFKNDGLQNQSVLYTLKSLADTPKVLLDPNTLSEDGTIALSGLSISEDGKLLAYGLSTAGSDWQEWKVRDVETGKDLKDHLKWIKFSGASWTHDGKGFFYSRYDEPKEKSELADVNYYQKLYYHQLGRPQSEDTLIYNRPDEKEWGFDGSVTEDGRYLIISVWLGTDSKNLVFYKDLTKPNAEVVELINKFEADYSFIDNDESVFYFRTDLDASRGRVIAIDTKNPAPKHWREIIPEAAETLGGVSIINNQFVADYLKDARSQIKIFALNGAFVREVELPGIGLAGGFSGKRYDTETFYGFTNFITPGTIYRYDMVNGKSEIFRQPKVDFDPADYETKQVFYKSKDGTQVPMFITHKKGIKLDGNNPTNLYGYGGFNASLTPSFSVSNLIWMEMGGVYAVANLRGGGEYGEEWHQAGMKLKKQNVFDDFIAAAEWLIANRYTKSAKLAIAGGSNGGLLVGACMTQRPDLFGAALPAVGVMDMLRFNKYTIGWAWTPEYGSPENPEEFKALYAYSPLHNLKPGTAYPATLITTADHDDRVVPAHSFKFAAALQAAQAGDAPVLIRIETKAGHGAGKPTTKIIEEAADKLAFLVRALDMKVNASTV; the protein is encoded by the coding sequence ATGCCAGCTGCGAAACGTCTCACTTACCCACCTAGCCGGAAAAGCGATCGCGTGGATAATTACCACGGTACTTTAGTTGCAGATCCTTACCGTTGGTTAGAAGACCTTGATTCAGAAGAAACCAAGGCTTGGGTAGAGGCGCAAAATAAAGTTACATTTGGCTACCTTGAAGAAATTCCTGTCAGGGAGAAAATCAAGCAGCGCCTTACTAAGCTGTGGGATTATGAAAAATACAGTGTTCCTTTTAAAGAAGGCGATTGCTATTTTTACTTCAAAAACGATGGACTGCAAAATCAAAGCGTCCTTTACACCCTCAAATCTCTAGCCGACACACCAAAAGTTTTACTCGACCCCAACACTCTTTCTGAAGATGGTACTATTGCTCTTTCTGGATTATCTATCAGTGAAGATGGAAAGCTTTTAGCATATGGTCTATCTACCGCTGGTTCTGACTGGCAAGAGTGGAAAGTACGTGATGTTGAAACAGGTAAAGATTTAAAAGACCATCTCAAGTGGATTAAATTCTCTGGCGCATCGTGGACGCATGATGGTAAAGGCTTTTTCTACAGTCGCTACGATGAACCAAAAGAAAAATCAGAATTAGCAGATGTCAACTATTATCAAAAACTATACTACCACCAATTGGGTAGACCTCAATCAGAAGATACTTTGATTTACAATCGCCCTGACGAGAAAGAATGGGGTTTTGATGGCAGTGTTACAGAAGATGGGCGCTATTTGATTATTTCAGTTTGGCTTGGAACTGATTCTAAAAATTTGGTTTTCTATAAGGATTTAACTAAACCAAATGCAGAAGTAGTAGAACTAATTAATAAATTCGAGGCTGATTACAGCTTTATAGACAATGATGAGAGTGTCTTTTATTTTCGTACAGATTTAGATGCATCACGCGGACGAGTTATTGCCATTGATACTAAAAATCCAGCGCCAAAGCATTGGCGAGAAATTATTCCAGAAGCAGCAGAAACTCTGGGAGGGGTGAGCATAATTAATAATCAATTTGTTGCTGATTATCTCAAAGACGCCCGCAGTCAAATCAAAATTTTTGCTCTCAATGGTGCGTTTGTGCGTGAGGTAGAATTACCTGGCATTGGTTTGGCTGGCGGCTTTAGTGGCAAACGCTATGATACTGAAACTTTTTATGGTTTTACCAATTTTATCACACCAGGAACTATCTACCGCTACGACATGGTGAACGGTAAAAGTGAAATTTTCCGTCAGCCAAAAGTGGATTTTGACCCTGCTGATTATGAAACAAAGCAAGTTTTCTATAAAAGCAAAGATGGCACGCAAGTGCCAATGTTTATTACCCACAAAAAGGGTATTAAATTAGATGGCAACAATCCTACCAACCTTTATGGTTATGGTGGTTTTAATGCCTCGCTGACACCAAGTTTTTCTGTCAGCAATTTGATTTGGATGGAGATGGGTGGTGTTTATGCCGTTGCTAATTTACGCGGTGGTGGTGAGTATGGCGAAGAATGGCATCAAGCAGGGATGAAGCTGAAAAAGCAGAATGTGTTTGATGATTTCATTGCGGCTGCTGAGTGGTTGATTGCCAATCGTTACACTAAATCAGCAAAATTGGCGATCGCAGGTGGAAGTAACGGCGGATTGTTAGTGGGTGCTTGCATGACTCAGCGTCCGGATTTATTTGGCGCAGCTTTGCCAGCAGTAGGAGTAATGGATATGTTGCGCTTCAACAAATACACTATTGGCTGGGCTTGGACTCCTGAATATGGTTCACCAGAAAATCCAGAGGAATTCAAAGCACTTTATGCCTACTCGCCACTACACAACCTTAAACCTGGTACTGCTTACCCAGCCACGCTAATTACCACTGCCGATCATGACGATCGCGTCGTTCCTGCCCATAGTTTCAAATTTGCTGCGGCTTTACAAGCTGCTCAAGCTGGTGATGCACCAGTATTAATTAGAATTGAAACGAAGGCGGGACATGGTGCGGGTAAACCCACGACTAAGATCATTGAGGAAGCAGCAGATAAATTGGCTTTTTTGGTGCGTGCGTTGGATATGAAGGTTAATGCGTCTACAGTGTAA
- a CDS encoding S66 peptidase family protein — translation MQSKIIIPPPLKPGDLLRVIAPSGALREFGAFGRGVEIWRSRGYRVEIIPEIDDQWGYLAGKDEYRRHSLAAAWKDPECRGILCARGGFGSTRILENWDWEEIGEGERERDVETRHGASGRGEKIPIPHSPFPIPYSLFPKWLIGFSDITALLWSLYQAGISGVHAPVLTTIADEPDWAIQRLFDWVEGRALAPLKGCGWGGGVVTGILLPANLTVATHLLGTPIQPNMNGVILALEDVTEAPYRIDRMLTQWRMSGLFSKVRGIALGSFSKCEAPPNVPSFNVEEVLRDRLGDLGIPVVSGLPFGHEAPNAALPVGVKATLDGEQGILDVTK, via the coding sequence ATGCAATCCAAAATCATTATCCCACCACCGCTGAAACCAGGAGACTTACTGAGAGTCATTGCCCCTAGCGGTGCTTTGCGAGAATTTGGGGCTTTTGGGCGTGGAGTAGAAATTTGGCGATCGCGTGGTTATCGAGTAGAAATCATTCCAGAGATAGATGACCAATGGGGATATTTAGCTGGTAAAGACGAATACCGCCGCCACAGCCTGGCAGCAGCATGGAAAGATCCAGAATGTCGTGGCATTCTCTGTGCCAGAGGCGGTTTCGGCAGCACCCGCATTTTGGAGAATTGGGATTGGGAAGAGATAGGAGAGGGAGAGAGGGAGAGAGATGTAGAGACGCGCCATGGCGCGTCTGGGAGAGGGGAGAAAATTCCCATTCCCCATTCCCCATTCCCCATTCCCTATTCCCTATTCCCAAAGTGGCTAATTGGCTTTTCTGATATCACCGCTTTGTTGTGGAGTCTTTACCAAGCAGGGATTTCTGGCGTTCACGCGCCGGTACTGACAACTATTGCCGATGAACCAGATTGGGCAATTCAACGCTTATTCGATTGGGTGGAAGGCCGTGCCCTTGCTCCCTTAAAAGGTTGCGGTTGGGGAGGTGGTGTAGTTACTGGTATCCTGTTACCAGCTAATCTCACCGTAGCAACCCATCTTCTCGGTACACCCATCCAGCCAAATATGAATGGTGTAATACTTGCTCTTGAAGATGTGACAGAAGCTCCCTACCGCATCGACAGAATGCTAACACAGTGGCGGATGAGCGGTCTTTTCTCTAAAGTTCGTGGTATTGCCTTAGGCAGCTTTAGCAAGTGTGAAGCACCACCAAATGTTCCTAGCTTTAACGTTGAGGAAGTTTTGCGCGATCGCTTAGGCGATTTGGGTATTCCTGTTGTCTCTGGTTTACCCTTTGGTCACGAAGCACCTAATGCAGCGTTACCAGTAGGTGTAAAAGCAACTTTAGATGGAGAACAGGGAATATTAGACGTTACGAAATGA
- a CDS encoding response regulator, whose protein sequence is MLPEQQQRILGYFIEEAKEHLTTIEQGLLNLESTIKDSEMLNEVFRAAHSIKGGAAMLGLISIQRTAHRLEDCFKVLKEEPVKVDQKLESLFLGVSDTLKALLENLQGPFGLTEETANQIMSEAEPVFAWLNEHLDLLVQQGSTAVAFSDSDRWQNCQNLVLQKLREMLQLFKQPATPETRQYLQDCCSQLIQLGEDLNCPPWCNLCRSASQAIANQENSYLTLAKIVITDIKQALELVLTGREAEITLSQQLEALIPPEIELLDITNDALDEQTDEETLFPIDFETASADETVTSTSDDGAELIAEPEPIDVPQENIITSLFEISEQFSSDTDHFAEFNLDPQTLDFEQEDSITSLSELSEQFSSDTDNFTELTAEPESIDFDLQNTITSLTELSNPFGIEDVEDEDLSIDDSLEPHGPEVGIAELSTLAQLFESETPDFNESWDIEEEILEPAPITNEIAIENDDSQTKDVSNDFAELLSLEGETSVNDSQATIAKEELTLVQLFGDDFLESENLELPNQKDDSNNLDLIVKPKLEDFNQSTDISESIQNYQANELELPIQPENNFENLLAETENQDLLEEISLDITNKTEENWTLDSLFDESEEDNSSTLSTDESEIDDLFVTLPATTAEFFPAEDNLSLWTQENTEKAELELESPIEQDAAKALEEILFAAAAADDMFGDRQQPSPPSTVDLELGDLDLDLPQEEQSLDLILLADAGDDFFAELLASDSTDSLTVAEELSLQDIPNFLQQPEVLDLAPEFTTSPTDLSQTSAEQEIDWLNVIVDSLEEDNNQIPEILFEDLQTFHSHDFQLESIDLASAVPQESLADDVSSTATPPHTDISTTDTCQSQTSEAHAGFAEIETITSLQDAFELSETTFSENPEAVESGGLDLYEDLLTVINLKTEEAQQEEEHIAAIADTESAAVTSAELASAVPDAETTQDAFAELDELLQTEVAPNSDPTGQEIEFAALEELLAWEQDENVAATSSQQSTSNPVSSPEIENEFKELEGMVGGTVKPNTVNLPGGRNSGWNASRFEQLMKVPVKHLDDLSNLVGELVVNRNTLEQDQERLRQSLDNLLHQVQQLSDVGARMQELYERSLLEASLLASRKNSNFASSDTDRGFSELEMDRFTPFHSLSQEMIELIVRVRESASDIDFVTEETERVARQFRQVTTQLQEGLTRSRMEPFSQATDLLPRGVRDNAIKYGKQVELVIQGRDTLIDKMILEHLKTPLTHLLNNAIAHGIETPEERQAKGKLPVGTITVCAFHQGNQTVISVSDDGAGINSDGVKAKAIKVGLITPAEAKTLSRIDVYDLLFQPGFSTKDQADDLAGRGVGLDVVRTKISEVRGTISIDSALGTGTTFTIRLPLTLSICKALCCVSDKARIAFPMDGVEDTLDIPIKNVQQGDGDEQFIHWRDRMLPFKPLKELLTFNRQLSRGNVYGGNRDDDMISVVVVRSASTLVALQVDQVLSEQEIVIKQFEGPAPKPIGVAGATVLGDGRIMPIADVLEIIDIFQGRTSKQSTVGILSQKAIPNQPEVPAHKIDPTVLIVDDSITVRELLSLTFNKAGYRVEQARDGQEAWDKLRSGLPCDLVFCDIEMPRCDGLELLSRIQKDPNLNHLPIAMLTSRGADKHRQMAISLGASGYFTKPYLEEALLEAASRMLKGEKLVAS, encoded by the coding sequence ATGCTCCCAGAACAACAACAGCGAATTCTCGGTTACTTTATTGAGGAAGCAAAAGAACACCTGACTACTATTGAGCAGGGATTGCTGAATCTTGAGAGTACTATTAAAGACTCAGAAATGCTCAATGAAGTCTTTCGGGCGGCTCACTCTATTAAAGGAGGAGCAGCAATGCTTGGTCTGATTAGTATTCAGCGTACAGCTCACCGCTTGGAAGACTGTTTCAAAGTTTTGAAAGAGGAGCCAGTTAAGGTTGATCAAAAGCTTGAGTCTTTGTTTCTGGGTGTATCTGATACCCTGAAAGCGTTGTTGGAAAATCTACAGGGGCCTTTTGGTCTGACAGAAGAGACTGCTAATCAGATCATGTCAGAAGCCGAACCTGTATTTGCGTGGCTGAATGAACATCTGGATCTGCTAGTCCAACAAGGAAGCACAGCAGTTGCATTTTCAGACAGCGATCGCTGGCAAAACTGCCAAAACTTGGTGCTGCAAAAACTGCGGGAAATGTTGCAGTTGTTTAAGCAGCCAGCAACACCAGAAACCCGGCAATATCTCCAAGATTGCTGTAGCCAATTAATTCAGCTTGGTGAAGACTTGAATTGTCCGCCTTGGTGTAATTTGTGTCGCTCAGCTAGCCAGGCGATCGCCAATCAAGAAAATTCTTATCTGACTTTAGCAAAAATCGTCATTACAGATATCAAACAAGCTTTGGAATTAGTTCTGACGGGTAGAGAAGCTGAAATTACCCTCAGTCAACAACTAGAAGCATTAATTCCGCCCGAAATTGAATTGTTAGATATAACAAATGATGCGCTGGATGAACAGACTGACGAGGAAACTCTATTCCCCATCGATTTCGAGACTGCTAGCGCTGATGAAACTGTCACTTCAACATCAGATGATGGTGCTGAATTAATAGCAGAACCAGAGCCAATAGATGTTCCACAAGAAAATATTATTACTAGCTTATTTGAAATATCAGAGCAATTTAGCAGTGACACAGACCATTTTGCCGAGTTCAATCTTGATCCCCAAACTCTAGATTTTGAACAAGAAGATAGCATCACCAGCCTATCTGAGCTATCAGAGCAATTTAGTAGTGACACAGATAATTTTACTGAGCTAACAGCTGAACCTGAGTCTATAGATTTTGATTTACAAAACACTATTACTAGCTTAACGGAGCTATCCAATCCCTTTGGCATTGAAGATGTAGAGGATGAAGATCTCAGCATTGATGACAGTTTAGAACCCCATGGGCCAGAGGTAGGTATAGCCGAATTGAGTACTCTTGCCCAGTTGTTTGAAAGCGAGACTCCTGACTTTAATGAAAGCTGGGACATAGAAGAAGAAATTCTCGAACCTGCTCCCATTACTAATGAAATCGCAATTGAAAACGATGATAGCCAAACCAAGGATGTTAGTAATGATTTTGCTGAGTTGCTATCTTTAGAAGGAGAAACGAGTGTAAATGATAGCCAAGCAACAATTGCGAAAGAAGAATTAACTCTTGTACAGTTATTTGGTGACGACTTTTTAGAATCAGAAAATTTAGAATTACCAAATCAAAAAGATGATAGTAATAACCTTGATTTAATAGTTAAGCCAAAATTAGAAGACTTTAACCAATCAACAGATATTAGTGAAAGCATCCAAAATTATCAAGCAAATGAATTAGAACTGCCGATTCAACCAGAAAATAATTTTGAGAATTTATTGGCGGAAACTGAGAATCAAGATTTACTAGAAGAAATTAGTTTAGACATAACAAACAAAACAGAAGAAAACTGGACTTTAGATAGTCTGTTTGACGAGAGTGAAGAAGATAATAGCTCGACTCTTAGCACCGACGAGTCAGAAATTGATGATTTGTTTGTGACGCTGCCTGCAACAACCGCAGAATTTTTTCCTGCTGAAGATAATCTCAGTTTATGGACGCAGGAAAATACAGAAAAAGCAGAATTGGAATTAGAATCTCCAATTGAGCAGGATGCAGCCAAGGCTTTAGAGGAGATTTTGTTTGCTGCGGCAGCGGCTGATGATATGTTTGGCGATCGCCAGCAGCCTTCACCTCCCTCCACTGTCGATCTTGAACTGGGAGATTTAGACCTAGATTTACCACAGGAGGAGCAATCGCTCGATCTGATTTTATTAGCAGATGCTGGCGATGATTTTTTTGCCGAGTTGTTAGCAAGTGACTCAACAGACTCATTGACTGTAGCTGAGGAATTATCTCTCCAGGATATTCCCAACTTTTTGCAACAGCCAGAAGTTCTGGATTTAGCACCAGAATTTACCACCTCACCTACAGATTTATCACAAACATCTGCTGAGCAGGAAATTGACTGGTTAAACGTGATCGTAGACTCTCTCGAAGAGGATAACAACCAGATTCCAGAAATCCTCTTTGAAGACTTACAAACATTTCACTCCCACGATTTCCAGCTTGAGAGCATAGATCTTGCTTCTGCTGTACCGCAGGAGAGTTTAGCTGATGACGTTTCATCTACAGCAACTCCACCACACACAGATATCAGTACTACAGATACTTGCCAATCTCAAACATCGGAAGCACACGCAGGGTTTGCAGAGATTGAAACAATTACCAGCTTGCAAGATGCTTTTGAGTTGTCAGAAACAACGTTTTCTGAAAATCCAGAGGCAGTTGAATCTGGCGGACTTGATTTATACGAAGATTTATTAACAGTCATAAATCTCAAAACAGAAGAAGCACAACAGGAAGAAGAACACATAGCAGCAATTGCAGATACCGAGAGTGCTGCTGTTACTTCTGCGGAATTGGCGTCAGCAGTTCCAGATGCGGAAACAACACAGGATGCATTTGCCGAGTTAGATGAACTGCTGCAAACAGAAGTAGCACCAAATTCAGATCCTACTGGCCAAGAAATAGAATTTGCTGCCCTAGAAGAACTGCTGGCTTGGGAGCAAGATGAAAATGTGGCAGCAACTAGTTCTCAACAATCTACCAGTAACCCTGTTTCATCTCCAGAGATTGAGAATGAATTTAAAGAATTAGAGGGAATGGTAGGGGGAACGGTAAAACCAAATACAGTCAATTTACCAGGTGGGCGTAACTCTGGTTGGAATGCTTCCAGATTTGAACAATTAATGAAAGTGCCAGTCAAGCATCTGGACGACTTGAGTAATTTGGTTGGGGAGTTAGTAGTCAACCGTAACACCTTAGAGCAGGATCAAGAACGTCTGCGCCAATCACTAGATAATTTACTGCATCAGGTGCAGCAACTCTCGGATGTGGGAGCGAGAATGCAGGAGTTGTATGAGCGATCGCTTCTAGAAGCATCTCTACTAGCCAGCCGCAAAAATAGCAATTTTGCCAGTTCAGATACGGATAGGGGTTTTTCCGAGCTAGAAATGGATCGCTTTACACCTTTCCATTCCCTGTCCCAGGAAATGATCGAACTTATCGTGCGAGTGCGTGAGTCGGCAAGTGACATTGATTTTGTTACCGAAGAAACCGAACGGGTAGCACGGCAATTCCGTCAGGTTACAACTCAGCTACAAGAGGGACTGACGCGATCGCGAATGGAGCCTTTTTCTCAGGCTACCGATTTGCTGCCACGAGGTGTGCGCGACAATGCTATCAAGTATGGCAAGCAAGTGGAATTGGTGATTCAAGGTAGGGATACCTTGATTGACAAGATGATTTTAGAACATCTGAAGACACCGCTGACGCATTTGCTCAATAACGCGATCGCTCACGGCATTGAAACGCCAGAAGAACGGCAAGCCAAAGGCAAGCTACCCGTGGGAACGATCACCGTTTGTGCTTTCCATCAAGGGAACCAAACCGTAATTTCCGTTAGCGATGACGGCGCAGGCATTAACTCAGATGGGGTAAAGGCAAAGGCAATTAAGGTGGGTTTGATTACCCCAGCAGAAGCCAAAACCCTGTCCCGCATCGATGTATATGACCTATTGTTTCAACCTGGTTTTAGTACCAAAGACCAAGCTGACGATCTGGCGGGGCGTGGTGTTGGTTTAGACGTAGTTCGTACTAAAATCAGTGAAGTCCGAGGGACAATTTCTATTGATTCTGCTTTAGGCACGGGAACCACCTTTACCATTCGTCTGCCGCTGACACTCAGTATTTGCAAAGCACTTTGCTGTGTCTCTGATAAAGCGAGAATTGCTTTCCCGATGGACGGCGTAGAAGATACTCTAGACATACCTATAAAAAATGTCCAGCAGGGTGACGGCGATGAACAATTTATCCATTGGCGGGATAGAATGCTGCCATTTAAACCGTTAAAAGAACTTTTGACTTTCAATCGTCAACTTAGTCGTGGCAACGTCTACGGCGGTAACAGAGATGACGATATGATTTCTGTAGTCGTAGTGCGATCGGCAAGTACATTAGTGGCCTTGCAGGTTGACCAGGTGCTAAGCGAACAAGAAATTGTGATTAAGCAATTTGAAGGCCCTGCCCCGAAACCGATTGGCGTAGCTGGTGCTACCGTCCTTGGTGATGGTCGCATTATGCCCATTGCTGATGTATTGGAAATCATCGATATCTTCCAAGGACGAACTTCTAAACAAAGTACTGTCGGTATTTTGAGTCAAAAAGCAATTCCGAATCAACCAGAGGTTCCTGCACACAAGATTGACCCAACAGTGCTGATTGTCGATGATTCAATTACAGTTAGGGAACTGCTATCCCTGACCTTTAATAAGGCAGGTTATCGGGTCGAACAAGCGCGTGATGGTCAGGAAGCTTGGGATAAACTCCGTTCTGGTCTGCCTTGCGACCTCGTATTCTGTGATATTGAAATGCCTCGTTGTGATGGTCTAGAATTGCTGTCTCGTATTCAAAAAGACCCGAATCTCAATCATTTGCCCATCGCTATGCTTACCTCGCGGGGCGCAGACAAGCACCGACAAATGGCAATCAGTTTGGGAGCAAGTGGCTACTTCACCAAACCCTATTTAGAAGAAGCCCTTCTTGAAGCAGCTTCGCGGATGCTGAAAGGTGAGAAATTGGTGGCTAGTTAA